The Aspergillus fumigatus Af293 chromosome 7, whole genome shotgun sequence genome includes the window ATTGTCTCGAATGAGCGATCTGGACCCGCTGCCGGTCCTTCCACAGGACTCCATCCACAATGTCTTTGACCACAATGTCGACTTCGACTTCGATTTGACCGACTTGGATTATGGTCTCATTGACCTGTTCAACTCGCGGGGCGctgtccatcatcatcatcatcatgccTACAATAGCGACGGAGCCACCGAGCATGGTGATGCGGACAGCGGCATTGCCATCGGCGCCGAGGCGTATCATCGGTCATCTCTGTCCGCGTGGAAACCCGCCCGCGAAGATCATGCCTTTGCTGACCAGGAGAATCTGTCTGTCCCGGAGGCGATTGACAGCCCCGAGGCCAATTTTAGACCAGATCGTCAGATGGTCTCGGAACGGTTGTCCCCCAGCGGCCGTGATCGCATTTTTGGCCTAGTGCTGCAGACCAGTCAGCGAACCAACCTTACTCGCATCATCAAATCCTTCCCAAGTACCCAACTGCTGGACAGCTTGATACAGTACTACTTTGAGTCCCAATGTCATGACATCGACTCCTGGATCCACGGACCGACCTTTCGGATGAATGACGAAGCCCCCGATATGCTTGCCGCTCTGGCCGCGGCTGGAGCCACTAGATCAACCATCCCGACCATCCGCAAGTTAGGTTATGCCTTGATGGAAATCGTGCGTCTGCAGCTGTCGGATAAGGTTCGTTGGTATCTGTACCTCCCGGCGGCGAAAGAATACCAGCTAACGCTGCTCACACGTAGTACGAGAGCGACAATACCACCATACGCGATCTGCGCGCCTCGCAGACGTTTGCGCTGACCCTTGAAATCGGAATATGGAGTGGCAATGCCCGGAGGACGGAGATTGCAGAAAGCTTCCAGCAGCCTCTGGTCACGGTGTGTCGACCTGAAGAACCGGCGGATTGGAGTTCTTCAACTGACCGTCCTACTCATAGATGATGCGACGCGGCTTACGTTTTCGACGCTCGGCCTATCCCAACATCGCCCCGAGCCCCGACGACGATGGAGATATTCTGGAGAAAAAGTGGCGGGATTGGGCTCATTCCGAATCATTCAACAGGTAATCGTTTGTGCCTGTAGCTGGACCAACTGGTTTACTGATTCGAGACAGACTCGTGCATCACCTGTTTCTGCACGATGCCCAGTCGGCCATGATGTTGAACGTGAACCCAATCATTTCGTACTCCGAGCTGGAGCTTCCCCTGCCTGCTCCTCGCTCGTTGTGGGAGGCGAAATCGGCCACCGACTGGAAGGAAGCGTACTTGGCGAGCGGACTGTCGAGCCATGGCCGAACGCCCTCGTTGGTTGACACGCTCCAAGACATGTCGCAGTTGTCGGCATTTCAGTCGCGAATCGATCTTCAACTGTCTACCTCGGCCGTCATCCACGGTCTCTTCACGCTGATCAGCGAATATCATCGCCACAAATTCATCGCGAAAGGCCATTCCAAACATTGGAATGCTTTGGTGATCAGTTCGCGACATCAAGAGTTGTCACAAGCGATGCAACATCTACGCATGCTGTGTTTCGAGATGTCCAGCGCTCTCGGGCCCCGGATTATTCTGGTCTCGGAGCTCATCTCCATGTTCCTCCACATgtcgctggaggagctgcagctGTTCGCCGGCAAGGAGGATAAGAACCAAGCCCGTCGGGTATACCAGAGCGCGCTCGAGTGGATCGGCAGTATTGACTCGCGCCGAGCGATTTGGCACGCCGGCCAGGTGATACGGGCGGCCAAAGTCATGCCCCCGGGGTCTTTGACTGGGTTCTTTGCGTTGGGCGTGTACTACGCTAGTCTCGCGTTTTGGTCCTACAGTGTCGTCTCCAGAGCCAAAGGTTCTCCAGCGGCCGTCGTCAGGCCGCCATCGGATTCGCACTTCGGCGGGCCCTGGCCTACCGTCTACCTGGACGGTGAGGAAACGGCCGACGTGCAGAGGTTCATCTCTTTAGGGTGCGGCTGTCCGGCTTTGCAGGCTCCCAGTGGTGCCGCGGTCATCACTGATCCTGGTCAGATCATGGATGCAATTCAGGGGATTCTGCGAGGTGATGCTCACCATGATAACATACCTCCTTTGGTCCAGGGTCTTACTCAGTTGATGTGCGATCTGGGCAACGCAGCGCGATCCAAGACCTATGCCCCCACATGAGATGAGCAGGGCCATTAGAGTACTTTTTGAGATTTTTCTATTTGGTTTGCGCAGTTTGTGGCTGCAGAAGTGTATGTTATGAGATACCCAAGTAGATAATGAGGCCAAATGATTAGCGTTGCCTTTTTGCCTTCCCAGCTCCGCCTCCGATGGGCATTGAACCTCCATTAGTGGTCTGATCTCGGTCTACTTGTGTTCCGTCGTTGACTCTTCTCCCCCTAGCCGTCATTCCCCAAATGAAGCTTTCATTGGCCCATGCAAGCACAAGGGCCTGCGACGATTTGCTGTCAGAGGGCAAGGAACAGATGGCATTCAGTATGAATTGCTCACGGACATGGAGAGCAGTGATGGCGGGGAGGGCTAAGCTGGCGAGGTCATACGCTGTCTCTCTCAGGGAACCCAGCTCGACTGGTGGTTTGGAAAACTCGGGAGGATCATATGTCCCTAGCAGTTGTCAATAAATAGATCGATTAAGCGCTCACTCTTTTGTCTTGTTTATCTCACTCAATCCGAATTAAGACCTCTGCAAAGCCTCGTACCGCGTCGATTGGCGTTACTGCCAGATAAGACTTGCTAGTTAGCTTTCAGGAAGTAATTTGACTCTTCCTGGAGTTGCTTCCCTGTCTGATCTGGCTGGTCCCTTCATACCTGCAGCGTCTATCTGTATTGGCGAGCTACAGAGGACTTCTGATGTTGATGCATGTATGCTCGCCTGCTTGCCTGCTCACAGCAAATTGATCAATCTTTTTCTCCACAGGCATCCTGGTCTCGACCTGATCATGTCTGAAATTGTACCGTAATTGTACCGTACATAAGGGGAGAAAATAGTGTGCAGGAAGCTATTCTAGTAGCCTCTTGTGAACTATAGTGTACCTGAATAGAACCTTGACGTCTTCCCTGGTGTTATTCTGAGAATAATTTTATCATGGCTAACTAGGGAAGCCCCTGATATCTTCTAAACTCTGCTAGgagttcctcttcctctggtAACCATGGCTCCCGAAGTCTTGTGGTGCGTCGAATCATTTAGATTGTTCCTAGTTTAGGGTTGGACCTCTGATTCTGGGTCTGGTGGTGGGCAATTAGTGAATCTTCTTGGTCAACTACACATACTTTAATGaggtgggggggggggggagcATGTTTTGCTTTCATACTATGAGCCTTAGGCTCTTACAAGAGACCGCTGATGTACTAATTAATCAAGGTGAAGACAAAATGATAATCAACCAACCTATGTCTCCTCTTCCCAGAGGACCAGTAGTTCCTTTTGAGCAACCTAAGTCTCACTCTTTCCGTATGCAAGCCAGTCCAACCTTCACTTTGAAACTAATCTGGTGTCCCATTAAGCGCGCATTCTTAGCCGGAGTGGCTGAAGCCATCCAGCCTACATTGACCATAGTGGCGGTAAGCTACATACTTCGATGAACTATGCTTGGGTCACGCAACCGCGCCCCTTCGAGATTTGCGATGCCTCGACATCATGTATTCTGATGATCGTATTTCCTCCTGCTGGTATGCAATAAGAGAGAGTATCCTTCTTATCACGAAAGCATCGCAGTATATCTGACGGCAATCACATCCCTTGTTTGCCAGGAAGGTGTTGATTGCTACTATGTCGATCGTAAACTCCGATCGCACAGCGAACCGCGAGTGACCTTTGTTTTCAGACAGATCAGCAGGATAAAATAAAGATGTGTGGCTTCGGAAGCTGGCCCACATTCCAGCATTCCACGGCGTGGCTGCTGCGGCCCTCATCCCTTGGCCCGCTGATCCTGGGGAAGAACACCATCTCCAGACTCAAACGCTTGGTACCTTGCATGTTGCTACAGTTAAGCAAGTGGCCAGTATCAATTCCATGACAAGCTATGGTAGCACACGCGATTGTTGGTTATCAAGGAGGAATACAGACCCCAGGTCTGGATGTGCAGGAAGCAGCCGTAGCACAGCACCCATGTTTAATCCTCTAGCAAGACACTTCCCCGGTTCTGAATCTAGAGATCTGACATCAACTGGATACACGTAATAGTATCCATTAGCCACGTGGAAGGAATGGTTCCTCTATGTTCCCGAAATTATGGCCTGGCACAGTGCTGTACGTTCTCGGAATAGACTCTCCGTCGCTTGCAATAGGCTCACTTCCTACGTCGTTGATATTTGCCATTATCTGTAGCCAGCTTCAGACTAGTTTCGCTGAGTATACGAAAACAGTGACCACAGGCCATGGCAGCATCGCCTGCGGAAGGTCAAAACCATTTGGCTGTCGGGCAAAGTGCGCATCATAATATCCGCTTTCTACATCTTATGGACACAGAAAAGGTATAAAGATGGCTTGAGGCCATGACCTTGAGCTCAGTATCAACCATCCTTTCAAAGATCAATCGAGAATCAAGTTTCAATCTCCAGATATTTTCTCGCATCGTCCTTATTACTCTCAGTCGCATACTCAGGTATTTCCACCTACTCAAATCATCCAGCAGTCACTAAACTTCCCAGATCACCCTCAACATGCACTTCATCTACCAGGCCC containing:
- a CDS encoding putative C6 and C2H2 transcription factor RegA-like; amino-acid sequence: MATDSPLPILATSPPSSLAGQRDGYFQCGSCAKRYNRADHLIRHVRTHTREKPYVCDVCNKGFARPDLMKRHAAGHIHPRDTKRRRLSSYPKNGRVSQACKTCAASKLKCDDEKPCRRCQEKNLVCHWAQGVSSIDGSPPSQRQVCESDQAPHLPIDGQIKPGPPQMASPNAQMDNYLPAGLQSGLPTMDSDSGVFSVDGTFFPDFIPDSLIPSLSRMSDLDPLPVLPQDSIHNVFDHNVDFDFDLTDLDYGLIDLFNSRGAVHHHHHHAYNSDGATEHGDADSGIAIGAEAYHRSSLSAWKPAREDHAFADQENLSVPEAIDSPEANFRPDRQMVSERLSPSGRDRIFGLVLQTSQRTNLTRIIKSFPSTQLLDSLIQYYFESQCHDIDSWIHGPTFRMNDEAPDMLAALAAAGATRSTIPTIRKLGYALMEIVRLQLSDKYESDNTTIRDLRASQTFALTLEIGIWSGNARRTEIAESFQQPLVTMMRRGLRFRRSAYPNIAPSPDDDGDILEKKWRDWAHSESFNRLVHHLFLHDAQSAMMLNVNPIISYSELELPLPAPRSLWEAKSATDWKEAYLASGLSSHGRTPSLVDTLQDMSQLSAFQSRIDLQLSTSAVIHGLFTLISEYHRHKFIAKGHSKHWNALVISSRHQELSQAMQHLRMLCFEMSSALGPRIILVSELISMFLHMSLEELQLFAGKEDKNQARRVYQSALEWIGSIDSRRAIWHAGQVIRAAKVMPPGSLTGFFALGVYYASLAFWSYSVVSRAKGSPAAVVRPPSDSHFGGPWPTVYLDGEETADVQRFISLGCGCPALQAPSGAAVITDPGQIMDAIQGILRGDAHHDNIPPLVQGLTQLMCDLGNAARSKTYAPT